One Nocardioidaceae bacterium SCSIO 66511 genomic window carries:
- a CDS encoding TadA family conjugal transfer-associated ATPase: protein MSAVAPELVESVRETLANTGALPTPSNVAGALRTQGRLYGNGTVLALVDALRRETVGAGPLDDLLREDGVTDVLVNGPDHVYVDRGEGLERVDVHFADDDAVRRLAARLAAAGGRRLDDASPYVDVRLRDGTRFHAVLSPIARPGTLLSLRVPARRAYTLADLEAGGTVCTGGADVLRRLVSVRAAFLVTGGTGCGKTTLLAALLGIADPAERLVIVEDASELRPDHPHVVGLEGRPINVEGAGAVVLRDLVRQALRMRPDRLIVGEVRGAEVVDLLAALNTGHEGGCGTVHANSAGDLPARIEALGVAAGLPRSAVHSQLSAAVDAVVHIGRDRDGRRAVREVAVLEPSADGLAKAVTAVSFDDGVKAGPGSARLDAILGRRR from the coding sequence ATGAGCGCCGTCGCGCCCGAGCTGGTGGAGTCGGTACGCGAAACCCTCGCAAACACCGGTGCGCTGCCCACACCGTCCAACGTCGCCGGCGCTCTGCGCACCCAGGGGCGACTGTATGGCAACGGCACCGTTCTCGCATTGGTCGACGCGTTGCGCCGAGAGACGGTCGGAGCCGGCCCACTCGACGACCTCCTCCGCGAGGACGGTGTGACCGACGTCCTCGTCAACGGTCCCGACCACGTGTACGTCGACCGCGGCGAGGGTCTCGAGCGAGTCGATGTGCACTTCGCCGATGACGACGCCGTACGCCGGCTTGCGGCCAGGCTCGCGGCCGCCGGCGGCAGGCGACTCGACGACGCAAGCCCGTACGTCGACGTCCGGTTGCGCGACGGCACTCGCTTCCATGCCGTGCTTTCGCCGATCGCCAGGCCGGGCACCTTGCTCTCCCTTCGAGTGCCGGCCCGCCGGGCGTACACCCTCGCCGATCTGGAGGCAGGAGGCACTGTCTGCACAGGCGGCGCCGACGTGCTGCGTCGCCTCGTCTCCGTTCGTGCCGCATTCCTGGTGACCGGTGGCACCGGGTGCGGTAAGACCACACTGCTCGCTGCTCTGCTCGGCATCGCCGACCCTGCAGAGCGGCTCGTGATCGTCGAGGACGCCAGCGAGTTGCGGCCCGATCATCCGCATGTCGTGGGCCTCGAGGGCCGGCCCATCAATGTCGAGGGCGCGGGTGCAGTTGTGCTCCGTGACCTGGTCCGGCAGGCCCTCCGCATGCGTCCCGATCGGCTGATCGTCGGGGAGGTACGCGGGGCCGAGGTGGTCGACCTGCTTGCGGCTCTCAATACCGGGCACGAAGGCGGTTGTGGCACCGTCCATGCCAACTCCGCAGGCGACCTGCCCGCGCGGATCGAAGCGCTCGGCGTGGCCGCCGGCCTCCCGCGAAGTGCCGTACACAGCCAACTGTCGGCCGCCGTCGATGCCGTCGTACACATCGGTCGCGACCGCGACGGCCGACGCGCGGTACGCGAGGTCGCCGTTCTCGAGCCGTCCGCCGACGGCCTCGCCAAGGCCGTGACCGCGGTCAGCTTCGACGATGGGGTGAAGGCCGGGCCGGGCAGCGCACGTCTCGACGCGATCCTGGGCAGACGGCGATGA
- a CDS encoding type II secretion system F family protein, with protein sequence MVLASILSGIAVATLMRAPSRRRVEHLAVRPDIGGALARIRDADLLTSPWLAGAGAAIAVTQLVSGWLGLVVAGAAALVAYRWVDGLESLGARRRREQLARDLPVAVDLLVAALSAGRPPGQALAAVANAVGGPLGDDLTAIAARLELGADPMRVWHEMASDPVLGPVGRSFRRASQSGASVTSVLARCVEDLRRRRHTEANRVARSAGVRTAAPLGVCFLPAFIVVGVVPTVVGAFWHLVL encoded by the coding sequence ATGGTCTTGGCGAGCATCCTCAGCGGTATCGCGGTGGCGACACTGATGCGTGCGCCGTCGCGAAGACGGGTCGAACACCTGGCCGTACGCCCCGATATCGGTGGCGCCCTAGCGCGGATTCGCGACGCTGACCTGCTGACCTCCCCCTGGCTGGCCGGAGCCGGCGCCGCGATCGCCGTCACTCAACTCGTGTCGGGCTGGCTCGGACTCGTTGTCGCCGGCGCCGCGGCGTTGGTTGCTTATCGGTGGGTCGACGGACTCGAGTCGCTGGGTGCGCGCCGGCGCCGGGAACAACTCGCTCGGGACCTGCCAGTCGCCGTCGACCTCCTCGTGGCGGCACTGTCCGCCGGCCGGCCACCCGGCCAGGCGCTTGCCGCGGTTGCGAACGCCGTCGGCGGTCCGCTCGGCGACGACCTCACGGCGATTGCGGCCCGACTCGAGCTCGGCGCCGATCCGATGCGGGTATGGCACGAGATGGCTTCAGACCCGGTACTCGGCCCGGTCGGCAGGTCGTTTCGCCGTGCATCCCAGAGCGGCGCATCGGTGACGTCGGTGCTCGCCCGATGCGTCGAAGACCTCAGACGTCGGCGCCATACTGAGGCGAACCGGGTCGCGCGCAGCGCCGGCGTACGTACAGCCGCACCCCTCGGCGTCTGCTTCCTACCTGCGTTCATCGTCGTCGGCGTCGTCCCAACGGTCGTCGGCGCGTTCTGGCACCTCGTGTTGTGA
- a CDS encoding CpaE-like family protein, with the protein MTFIDPPQRPLVVTSDPAMLDEILRLCAAAGVTPEVAADVPQARRSWQSAPCVVIGADHVEAAARTLGRRTRILVIARDKSDADVWERAVEVGAEGVYALPDDESAVVDRLASGADGAEGDASVVAVVGGTGGCGASTLATGLAVSVVGDGHSALLVDADPLGGGIDMLVGTEDAQGLRWPDLAVTHGRVSGASLRQVLPRTSGLSVLSWAGGELDAVPRESMSSVLSAGCRSHDAVVIDVPRAFDDAAEEALVRASCTVLLVSAEIRAIAAAQRVLARLRPLCYDVRLVVRLPGPSGLRADVVSQTMALPLTATVRTDRRLAELIDNGLGPFARRRGSLGSACSDIIDVVGIPAVAAA; encoded by the coding sequence ATGACATTCATCGATCCACCACAGCGTCCGCTCGTGGTGACTTCCGACCCGGCCATGCTCGACGAGATCCTTCGGCTGTGCGCTGCCGCCGGCGTCACGCCTGAGGTCGCAGCAGACGTCCCGCAGGCAAGACGCTCCTGGCAGTCGGCGCCATGCGTGGTCATCGGAGCCGACCACGTCGAAGCGGCCGCCCGTACGCTCGGCCGCCGTACGCGCATCTTGGTCATCGCCCGAGACAAGTCCGATGCCGACGTGTGGGAGCGTGCAGTCGAGGTCGGCGCCGAGGGCGTCTATGCCCTACCCGACGACGAGTCCGCGGTCGTCGACCGACTCGCGTCCGGCGCTGACGGCGCAGAAGGCGACGCGTCAGTTGTAGCGGTGGTCGGCGGCACGGGCGGGTGCGGTGCATCGACGCTTGCGACGGGGCTGGCCGTTTCCGTCGTCGGCGACGGGCATTCGGCGCTGCTCGTCGACGCCGACCCGCTCGGCGGGGGCATCGACATGCTGGTCGGCACCGAAGACGCGCAGGGTCTGCGATGGCCCGACCTCGCCGTGACCCACGGGCGGGTCAGTGGCGCATCGCTACGCCAGGTGCTGCCGCGTACCTCGGGCCTGTCGGTCCTGTCCTGGGCCGGCGGCGAGCTCGACGCCGTACCGCGCGAGTCGATGAGCTCGGTGCTGTCGGCCGGCTGCCGTAGCCACGACGCGGTCGTCATCGACGTCCCACGAGCGTTCGACGACGCGGCCGAGGAGGCGCTCGTACGCGCTTCGTGCACAGTCCTCCTCGTCTCGGCCGAGATCCGTGCGATCGCAGCGGCGCAGCGGGTGCTGGCTCGGTTACGTCCGCTCTGCTACGACGTGCGCTTGGTCGTACGCCTGCCAGGGCCGTCGGGGCTGCGGGCCGACGTCGTCTCGCAGACGATGGCGTTACCCCTCACCGCCACCGTTCGTACCGACCGGAGACTTGCCGAGCTGATCGACAACGGTCTCGGGCCATTCGCTCGCCGGCGCGGCTCACTCGGGTCCGCCTGCTCCGACATCATCGATGTCGTCGGCATCCCTGCGGTGGCCGCCGCATGA
- a CDS encoding flp pilus-assembly TadE/G-like family protein, which yields MRSRTERGSATVYAVVLATSIGLMAVVAAQCVALARIQHHAASAADLAAIAAAQAEQAGRDGCAQARKVARRNDGVVRDCDLADAVATVTVEIESPQMWGRTWQVAQRARAAPGDYIEDTSAS from the coding sequence GTGAGGTCACGTACCGAACGCGGGTCGGCCACCGTGTACGCCGTGGTCCTCGCCACCTCAATCGGCCTGATGGCGGTCGTGGCGGCACAGTGTGTCGCGCTGGCCCGCATCCAGCACCACGCGGCAAGTGCGGCAGACCTCGCGGCGATCGCGGCCGCACAGGCCGAGCAGGCCGGTCGTGACGGCTGCGCACAGGCGCGCAAGGTGGCCCGCCGCAACGACGGCGTGGTTCGCGACTGTGACCTCGCCGATGCCGTCGCAACTGTCACGGTCGAGATCGAGAGTCCGCAGATGTGGGGCCGCACCTGGCAGGTTGCGCAGCGGGCACGGGCGGCACCCGGCGACTACATCGAAGACACGTCGGCGAGCTGA
- a CDS encoding STAS domain-containing protein, whose amino-acid sequence MDLSLTTRSEGQYDVIEVTGEIDVYTAPRLRERLIDLVNQGHHYLVVDIEKVEFLDSTGLGVLVGGLKRVRANGGRLVIVCTQERLLKIFRITGLEKVFGIYASVTDAISAH is encoded by the coding sequence GTGGACCTGTCGTTGACCACCCGGTCCGAAGGACAGTACGACGTCATCGAAGTCACGGGTGAGATCGATGTCTATACCGCTCCGCGGCTGCGGGAGCGATTGATCGACCTGGTCAACCAGGGGCACCACTATCTCGTCGTCGACATCGAGAAGGTCGAGTTCCTCGACTCGACCGGGCTCGGCGTCCTCGTCGGTGGGCTCAAACGAGTGCGCGCCAACGGCGGCCGGCTCGTGATCGTGTGCACGCAGGAGCGTCTGCTCAAGATCTTCCGGATCACCGGTCTGGAGAAGGTCTTCGGGATCTACGCTTCCGTCACCGACGCCATCAGCGCGCACTGA
- a CDS encoding DUF4244 domain-containing protein: protein MNPSGTPSDRGQATAEYAIGTVGAAGLAGVLVHLAGGDWFRGLIEQILQLALGLPRFPGIPMPFGF from the coding sequence ATGAATCCCTCAGGCACACCGAGCGACCGCGGTCAGGCCACCGCGGAGTACGCGATCGGCACGGTGGGGGCCGCAGGACTCGCAGGCGTGCTCGTCCACCTCGCCGGTGGCGACTGGTTCCGCGGCCTGATCGAACAGATCTTGCAACTTGCGTTGGGTCTACCCCGGTTCCCGGGCATCCCGATGCCGTTCGGCTTCTGA
- a CDS encoding pilus assembly protein, with amino-acid sequence MVTIETAMVIPVLLVLTMLLAWVVSLGIAQVRLVDAAREAARMTARGDSQAKAQKMAERIAPDGSAVEIDTVDGVAEVRAELVVRPDLPLVGRIGSINLDATASSVTEASAS; translated from the coding sequence ATGGTGACGATCGAGACGGCCATGGTGATCCCGGTGTTACTCGTGCTCACCATGTTGCTCGCCTGGGTGGTGTCACTCGGCATAGCCCAGGTTCGTCTCGTCGATGCGGCGCGAGAGGCGGCCCGGATGACCGCGCGCGGCGATTCGCAGGCGAAGGCACAGAAGATGGCCGAGCGCATCGCACCCGATGGTTCCGCGGTCGAGATCGACACGGTCGACGGAGTCGCAGAGGTACGTGCGGAACTGGTCGTACGCCCCGATCTGCCCCTGGTCGGCCGCATCGGGTCGATCAACCTCGATGCCACCGCGTCGTCCGTCACTGAGGCCTCGGCATCGTGA
- a CDS encoding DUF4244 domain-containing protein, producing the protein MKTLTARFRRDDSGMSTAEYAVGTVGACGLGGVLVKLAQSPWFGDLVKGVIDNVTNWLPF; encoded by the coding sequence ATGAAGACACTCACAGCCCGGTTCCGTCGCGACGACTCCGGCATGTCGACGGCGGAGTACGCGGTCGGCACCGTCGGCGCATGTGGTCTCGGCGGCGTACTCGTCAAGCTCGCGCAGAGCCCCTGGTTCGGGGACCTGGTGAAGGGCGTCATCGACAACGTCACCAACTGGCTTCCGTTCTGA
- a CDS encoding type II secretion system F family protein has product MSAALAIALAGCAVALFVRGSPDRVAKRRLGTSRAPLRARLAATPHAVGGPVVVLACVLAFFVVGAQPNVFVLAVTACGIAYSAVMLRRRSALRTERHRRQAETVDVCDAIVAELAAGSPPTRAVTNVAIDWPFLDPVAHCAELGGDVSQSLRNVAAARGREAIASIAAAWEVSVRTGAGLADVLDRLSTALRQDDEARQEVIAALGAPRATARVLAVLPVFGLALGAGIGGDPLAVLLESMLGAICLAAGSALAISGLLWVEHIADAAELV; this is encoded by the coding sequence ATGAGTGCAGCGCTCGCGATCGCGCTGGCGGGCTGTGCTGTCGCGCTGTTCGTACGTGGTTCGCCCGACCGGGTCGCGAAGCGTCGATTGGGCACGTCTCGCGCTCCGCTTCGCGCGCGGTTGGCTGCGACACCGCACGCTGTCGGCGGCCCCGTAGTCGTCCTGGCGTGCGTACTCGCGTTTTTCGTGGTCGGTGCGCAACCGAACGTCTTCGTACTCGCCGTCACGGCCTGCGGCATCGCCTACTCCGCGGTCATGTTGCGACGGCGGTCCGCCCTTCGTACCGAACGACACCGCAGACAAGCCGAGACAGTAGACGTCTGCGATGCGATCGTCGCCGAACTCGCCGCGGGCAGTCCGCCGACGCGAGCGGTTACCAATGTGGCGATCGACTGGCCGTTCCTCGACCCGGTCGCGCATTGCGCCGAGCTCGGCGGCGACGTCTCACAGAGCCTTCGAAACGTCGCTGCCGCCCGCGGGAGGGAAGCAATCGCGTCGATCGCCGCCGCATGGGAAGTGTCGGTACGCACGGGTGCCGGCCTCGCGGATGTGCTCGACCGACTCTCGACCGCCCTACGCCAAGACGACGAGGCGCGCCAAGAGGTGATAGCAGCACTTGGCGCGCCACGTGCAACGGCGCGGGTACTCGCCGTACTCCCCGTCTTCGGTCTCGCGCTCGGTGCCGGCATCGGCGGCGATCCGCTCGCCGTGCTGCTCGAGTCGATGCTGGGCGCCATCTGCCTCGCTGCCGGCAGCGCACTCGCGATCTCGGGACTCCTCTGGGTCGAGCACATCGCCGACGCGGCGGAGTTGGTCTGA
- a CDS encoding DEAD/DEAH box helicase has protein sequence MTTDPSTLLRHALAGSRREDRLRHLEHVPERTPVFAAWPTAIPAEVRAAYGAIGVDQLWAHQAEAIDRVLAGGSVVVSTGTASGKSACYQAPALAALTAGRQGSVLRDRSPSVLYVAPTKALAHDQLRALEELVDGRLSGVRPAAVDGDNSREERAWARDHANYVVTNPDLLHRTLLPGHSRWSRFLAGLRYVVIDECHHYRGVFGSHVAHVVRRLRRLAAHYGADPVFVLASATVAEPEQLARRLTGLDVAAVTDDGSPRGAAAIALWEPPLIDDGGGEHGSPTRRSAIAESADVLADLVVAGIRTLAFVRSRRGAEALAMSAQRLLDEVDPSLTQLVTTYRGGYLPEERREIERTLREGELLGLACTSALELGVDIAGLDAVVTVGFPGTRAALFQQFGRAGRATDASLGVLVARDDPLDTYLVGHPEKLLGAPVEATVLDPSNPHVLGPHLAAAAQELPLTPADLELFGPGSAAGVDALLEAGWLRRRPRGLFWTRRERAADLADIRSSGGPAVQVVDGNTGRLLGTADSSSAHASVHTGAVYVHRGETYLVEEFDHEEGVAVVHRDDPDYTTTARDVTEIAIIDTESTSEWGRARFCYGSVDVSQQVVSYLRRRIGSGEVLAEEPLDLPVRTLRTKGVWWTLSDDAVASALESADVPGSAHAAEHASIGLLPLLASCDRWDIGGVSTALHPDTGRLTVFVYDGHPGGAGFARRAYDRAAEWLQTTRDAIAACECADGCPSCVQSPKCGNGNNPLDKTGAVRLLDVVLAEHRSAQLADVSSM, from the coding sequence GTGACAACCGACCCATCGACCCTCCTTCGACATGCGCTTGCTGGGTCACGGCGCGAGGACCGGCTCCGTCATCTCGAGCATGTTCCCGAGCGCACTCCGGTCTTCGCCGCGTGGCCGACCGCGATCCCCGCCGAGGTCCGCGCGGCGTACGGCGCGATCGGCGTCGATCAACTGTGGGCGCATCAGGCCGAGGCGATCGACCGGGTGCTCGCAGGCGGCAGCGTCGTCGTATCGACGGGTACGGCCTCGGGCAAGTCGGCTTGCTACCAAGCTCCGGCGCTCGCCGCGTTGACCGCGGGACGCCAGGGCAGCGTGCTTCGCGACCGCTCGCCGAGCGTGCTCTACGTCGCGCCGACGAAGGCGCTTGCACATGATCAGCTGCGTGCGCTCGAAGAGCTGGTCGACGGGCGGCTGAGCGGCGTGCGTCCGGCCGCCGTCGACGGTGACAACTCCAGGGAGGAGCGTGCCTGGGCACGCGACCATGCCAACTACGTGGTCACCAACCCCGACCTCCTGCACCGGACGCTCCTGCCCGGACACTCCCGTTGGTCGCGGTTCCTTGCGGGGTTGCGCTACGTCGTCATCGACGAATGTCATCACTACCGGGGTGTGTTCGGCTCGCATGTCGCGCACGTCGTACGCCGGCTGCGGCGGCTGGCGGCGCATTACGGCGCCGATCCGGTGTTCGTACTCGCATCGGCGACGGTTGCGGAGCCCGAACAACTCGCCCGACGCCTCACCGGTCTCGACGTCGCAGCCGTCACCGACGACGGGTCGCCTCGTGGGGCGGCCGCGATTGCGCTCTGGGAGCCGCCGCTGATCGACGACGGAGGCGGTGAGCACGGTTCACCGACTCGTCGCTCTGCAATCGCTGAGTCCGCGGATGTGCTCGCCGACCTTGTCGTCGCCGGCATCCGGACCCTGGCCTTCGTACGATCCCGACGCGGGGCGGAGGCGTTGGCGATGTCGGCGCAGCGTCTGCTCGACGAGGTCGACCCGAGCCTGACTCAATTGGTCACGACCTATCGCGGCGGCTACTTGCCCGAGGAACGCCGAGAGATCGAGCGGACATTGCGCGAGGGTGAGCTGCTCGGCCTCGCGTGTACGAGCGCACTCGAGCTGGGCGTTGACATCGCCGGCCTCGATGCGGTCGTGACGGTGGGATTTCCGGGCACCAGGGCAGCGCTGTTCCAGCAGTTCGGCCGTGCCGGGCGGGCAACGGATGCCTCGCTCGGGGTTCTCGTCGCCCGCGACGATCCGCTCGACACCTATCTCGTCGGCCATCCGGAGAAGCTTCTCGGCGCGCCAGTCGAGGCGACGGTGCTCGACCCGTCCAACCCGCATGTGCTCGGCCCGCACCTGGCGGCCGCCGCCCAGGAGCTCCCGCTCACGCCCGCCGATCTCGAGCTCTTCGGCCCCGGCAGCGCCGCGGGTGTCGACGCCTTGCTGGAGGCCGGATGGCTGCGCCGCCGCCCACGGGGGTTGTTCTGGACCCGACGTGAGCGGGCCGCCGACCTCGCCGACATCCGCTCCAGTGGCGGACCAGCGGTGCAGGTCGTCGACGGGAATACCGGCCGGCTGCTCGGCACTGCCGACTCCTCGTCGGCTCATGCGAGCGTGCACACCGGGGCGGTGTACGTACACCGCGGAGAGACGTACCTCGTCGAGGAGTTCGATCATGAGGAAGGCGTCGCTGTCGTACACCGTGATGATCCCGATTACACGACGACGGCGCGCGATGTCACCGAGATCGCGATCATCGACACCGAGTCGACCTCTGAATGGGGACGAGCGCGGTTCTGTTACGGATCGGTCGACGTGAGCCAACAAGTCGTGTCGTACCTGCGTCGCCGTATCGGCTCCGGTGAGGTGCTCGCCGAAGAGCCGCTGGACCTGCCCGTGCGAACCCTTCGTACGAAAGGCGTCTGGTGGACGCTTTCGGACGACGCGGTGGCATCCGCGTTGGAGTCCGCAGACGTGCCGGGCTCCGCGCACGCCGCCGAGCACGCTTCGATCGGGCTGCTCCCGCTGCTGGCCAGCTGTGATCGCTGGGACATCGGCGGCGTGTCCACCGCGCTTCATCCCGACACCGGCAGATTGACGGTGTTCGTCTACGACGGTCACCCCGGCGGTGCGGGATTCGCCCGGCGCGCGTACGACCGAGCGGCGGAGTGGCTGCAGACCACCCGAGACGCGATTGCCGCCTGTGAATGTGCAGACGGCTGCCCATCGTGCGTGCAGTCGCCGAAGTGCGGCAACGGCAACAATCCGCTCGACAAGACGGGCGCCGTGCGCCTGCTCGACGTAGTGCTCGCTGAACACCGGTCTGCTCAGCTCGCCGACGTGTCTTCGATGTAG
- a CDS encoding ATP-binding protein encodes MPRVELRLQPDPALLRVMRMTIGSTARLRDLSEPLVDDIRLAVTEAASEAIAAHTYAQIDDPVAVVLDIGEDEVVVTVEHHGVHGRVPATATQSVDRLAVASGMADDLRVREGADTTCVELRWKTDQG; translated from the coding sequence ATGCCGCGCGTCGAGCTCCGCCTGCAACCCGATCCCGCACTGCTGCGGGTGATGCGGATGACCATCGGATCCACCGCGCGCCTGCGAGACCTTTCCGAGCCGCTGGTCGACGACATCCGGCTCGCCGTCACCGAGGCCGCCTCCGAAGCGATCGCCGCGCATACGTACGCCCAGATCGACGATCCGGTCGCGGTGGTACTCGACATCGGCGAAGACGAGGTGGTCGTCACGGTCGAGCACCACGGCGTACACGGACGAGTTCCCGCCACGGCGACCCAGTCGGTGGATCGGCTGGCCGTCGCTTCCGGGATGGCAGACGATCTGCGCGTACGCGAGGGTGCGGACACGACCTGCGTCGAGCTGCGCTGGAAGACCGACCAGGGCTAG
- a CDS encoding sodium-translocating pyrophosphatase encodes MANVTVAAAEDLSLSGGNIAFVVVVAVIAVVALAMAALFRQEVLSADEGTDRMKEIGTAVQEGASAYLTRQFRTLGVFALLAFALLFVLPGDANVRIGRSIFFLFGSGFSAVIGYMGMWLAVRANVRVAAAAQNEGRDPAMRIAFRTGGTVGMATVGLGLLGAAVVVLIYKGDAPTVLEGFGFGAALLAMFMRVGGGIFTKAADVGADLVGKVENNIPEDDPRNAATIADNVGDNVGDCAGMAADLFESYAVTLVAALILGSVAFGEEGLVFPLIVPAIGALTAILGVYITRPRAGESGLTTINRSFYISAAVSAVACTIAAFVYLPTNFGDLTDASGADASLLGDLGLDLGEVDGNPALIASVAVVIGIVLAALILALTGYFTGTETRPVNDVGKTALTGPATVILSGLSVGFESAVYTALVIGAAVYGAAMLGGGTIIVSLFAVALAGCGLLTTVGVIVAMDTFGPVSDNAQGIAEMSGEVDDDGAQILTELDAVGNTTKAITKGIAIATAVLAATALFGSFTDAIGGAVRDANVGEDEIESVSEFLSLGGILNIADPGNLFGLLIGASVVFLFSGLAIAAVGRAAGAVVFEVRRQFHEIPGIMEGTGRPEYGRVVDICTRDSLRELATPGVLAIFAPIAVGFGLGVGPLGAYLAGAIATGTLMAVFLANSGGAWDNAKKLVEDGHHGGKGSDAHEATIIGDTVGDPFKDTAGPAINPLLKVMNLVSLLIAPAVVALSYGDDASTPVRLAIAVVAVAVIVAAVYISKRRPVAISEAQGDSIAAP; translated from the coding sequence ATGGCCAACGTGACTGTGGCCGCTGCGGAGGATTTGTCGCTGTCCGGCGGCAATATCGCCTTCGTCGTGGTAGTAGCGGTCATCGCGGTCGTCGCGCTCGCGATGGCCGCTCTGTTCCGACAGGAGGTGCTGTCCGCAGACGAGGGCACCGACCGCATGAAGGAGATCGGCACGGCGGTCCAGGAGGGCGCGTCGGCTTATCTCACCCGGCAGTTCCGGACACTCGGCGTGTTCGCGCTGCTCGCGTTCGCACTGCTGTTCGTACTTCCCGGCGATGCAAACGTACGCATCGGCCGGTCGATCTTCTTCCTCTTCGGTTCGGGATTCTCGGCGGTCATCGGCTACATGGGCATGTGGCTCGCCGTACGCGCGAACGTACGCGTTGCCGCCGCCGCCCAGAACGAAGGCCGCGACCCGGCAATGCGGATCGCGTTCCGTACCGGCGGCACCGTGGGCATGGCGACGGTCGGCCTCGGGCTTCTGGGTGCGGCGGTTGTCGTCTTGATCTACAAGGGTGACGCACCGACGGTCCTGGAGGGCTTCGGCTTCGGCGCGGCGCTGCTGGCGATGTTCATGCGTGTCGGCGGCGGCATCTTCACCAAGGCCGCCGACGTCGGCGCCGACTTGGTCGGCAAGGTCGAGAACAACATCCCCGAGGACGACCCGCGCAACGCGGCGACGATCGCCGACAACGTGGGCGACAACGTCGGCGACTGCGCCGGCATGGCGGCCGACCTGTTCGAGTCGTACGCGGTGACGCTCGTTGCGGCGCTGATCCTCGGTTCTGTCGCGTTCGGCGAGGAAGGCCTGGTCTTCCCCCTGATCGTTCCGGCGATCGGCGCGCTGACCGCGATCCTGGGCGTCTACATCACCCGCCCGCGTGCCGGCGAGAGCGGCCTGACGACGATCAACAGGTCGTTCTACATCTCGGCAGCGGTCTCGGCGGTAGCGTGCACGATCGCAGCATTCGTGTACCTCCCGACGAACTTCGGCGACCTGACCGACGCATCGGGTGCGGACGCAAGCCTGTTGGGCGACCTCGGACTCGACCTCGGTGAGGTCGACGGCAACCCGGCGCTCATCGCGTCGGTGGCGGTCGTCATCGGAATCGTCCTTGCCGCCCTGATCCTCGCGCTCACCGGCTACTTCACCGGCACGGAGACCCGACCGGTCAACGACGTCGGAAAAACCGCGCTCACCGGACCCGCGACCGTCATCCTGTCCGGCCTCTCGGTCGGCTTCGAGTCGGCGGTCTACACCGCGTTGGTGATCGGCGCGGCCGTTTACGGAGCAGCAATGCTCGGTGGCGGCACGATCATCGTCTCCCTGTTCGCGGTGGCGCTTGCGGGCTGCGGCCTGCTGACCACCGTCGGCGTCATCGTCGCAATGGACACCTTCGGACCGGTCAGTGACAACGCACAGGGCATCGCCGAGATGTCCGGCGAGGTCGATGACGACGGTGCGCAGATCCTCACCGAGCTCGATGCAGTCGGCAACACCACGAAGGCGATCACCAAGGGCATCGCAATTGCGACCGCGGTGCTCGCGGCGACGGCGCTGTTCGGCTCGTTCACCGATGCCATCGGTGGAGCGGTACGCGACGCGAACGTCGGTGAAGACGAGATCGAGTCCGTATCTGAGTTCCTGTCGCTCGGCGGCATCCTCAACATCGCAGACCCGGGCAACCTGTTCGGCCTGCTCATCGGTGCCTCGGTGGTGTTCTTGTTCTCCGGTCTGGCGATCGCGGCTGTCGGCCGTGCCGCCGGCGCCGTGGTTTTCGAGGTACGTCGCCAGTTCCACGAGATCCCCGGGATCATGGAGGGCACGGGTCGACCGGAGTACGGCCGGGTCGTCGACATCTGCACGAGGGATTCGCTGCGTGAGCTGGCAACACCCGGTGTGCTGGCGATCTTCGCGCCGATCGCCGTCGGCTTCGGCCTCGGCGTCGGGCCGCTGGGCGCGTACCTCGCAGGTGCGATCGCAACCGGCACCTTGATGGCCGTCTTCCTGGCCAACTCCGGTGGAGCCTGGGACAACGCCAAGAAGCTGGTCGAGGACGGTCACCACGGCGGCAAGGGGTCGGACGCCCACGAGGCGACGATCATCGGCGACACCGTCGGCGATCCGTTCAAGGACACCGCCGGACCGGCGATCAACCCGCTGCTCAAGGTGATGAACCTCGTGTCGCTGTTGATCGCTCCGGCAGTCGTGGCGTTGTCGTACGGCGACGACGCGAGCACGCCGGTGCGACTCGCGATTGCGGTCGTCGCGGTCGCGGTCATCGTTGCCGCCGTCTACATCTCGAAGCGGCGCCCGGTGGCGATCAGTGAGGCACAGGGAGACAGCATCGCGGCTCCCTGA